Genomic window (Tardiphaga sp. vice304):
AGCATCGCGCGCGCATGGCGCGCCTGCGTCGCCGGGCATTGGTCCGGGCCGGGCGGCGGTGTAGGCGTTGCTTCCGTTCATCAGCCGGTCCGCCCATGTCAGTCTCCGAACCTCCCGTCTCTCGCGCGCGCATCGCGCCGCTGGGCCTGCTGTTTCTCGCAATCACCTCGGTCGGCTGGGGGCTGAACTGGCCGGTGATGAAGTTCCTGATCGCCGAGCTGCCGCCGCTCACCGCGCGCGGCTTCACCGGCATCATCGGCGGCAGCCTGCTGGCCGCGCTGGCGCTGTGGCGCGGCGAGAGCCTTCGCGTGGCGCCGGCGCAGTGGGGGCCATTGATCGTGCTGGCGCTGCTCAACGTCACCGGATGGATGGCGCTGATGGGGCTGGCGCTGCTGTGGCTGCCGGGCGGCGAGGCCGCGGTGATCGCCTACACGATGCCGGTATGGGCGGCGGTGCTGGCCTGGTGGATCCTGGGCGAGCGGATGTCGCTGTCGCGGATCTTGGCGATGGTGATGGCCTTCGCCGGCATTACCGCGCTGATGGGCGCCGATGGCCTCTCCACCAGCGCGGAGAAGCTGCCGGGCGTGGCGCTGGCGCTGCTCGGCGCGTTCGGCTTCGCGCTCGGCACGGTGCTGGCGAAGCGCTTCAGGCTGGCGCTGCCGCTCCTGACATCGACGGCGTGGCAGATCGGGATCGGTTGCGTGCCGGTGGCACTGCTCGGGCTCATCTTCGAAACGCCGAACTTCGCGGCCTTGTCATCGACCGGCTGGAGCCTGCTGGCCTACATTGTCATCGTGCCGTTCTGCATCGCCTATCTGTGCTGGTTTGCGGCGCTGAAAATGCTGCCGGCGTCGGTCGCGGCGATTGGTACCATGGCGGTGCCGGTGATCGGCGTGGTCGTCTCGGCGATCGCGTTGCACGAGCCGCTCGGGATTGGCCAGATCGCCGCGCTGGTACTGACGCTGGCCGGCGTGATGCTGGCGACGCGCAGCTAGCAAAGTCCGTTGGCTAGACCGACACCGCCGCCAAGGGCACGCGGACGCTGAAATGCGAGCCGCGGGCGAGGGTGGATTGCAGCGTGATGGCATGTCCGAGCGCTTCGGCGCTGCGCCGCACGATCGACAGGCCGAGGCCGAGGCCTTCGCTGGCGGGATTGATCTGGTGGAACGCCTCGAAGATCGCATCGCGCTGTTCGGCGGCGATGCCTGGGCCGGAATCCATCACCTCGACACTCAGCTCATGGCCGCGGCGGCGGCAGCCGACCAGCACGCGGCCCTGCGCGGTGTATTTGATGGCATTGCCGACGAGGTTGCCGAGGATGGCGCGCAGCATGGTGGGATCGGACACCACGCGCGCCTTCGACGGAACCACCACCAGATCGAGCCCCTTGGCCTCGGCGTGCAGACGCCAGTTGGCGACGATGGAGTCGAACACTTCGGCGATCCCGAAGGATTTCAGCGCCGGCACGCCGTAACCGGTCTGCAGCACCGAGGTTTCGGCGAGCCGGTCGAGTTCTTCAGCCATCCGCATGCCGGCGTCGATGGCATAGCCGAGCCGGGTGCGGTCCTTTTCGTCGGTCAATTTGTTGCGGATGCGGTCGATCGCCATGATCATGACCTGCAGCGGCTGCTTGAGGTCGTGACCGGCCACCGCCATCAGGCGGCTGATGTTGCGCTGCAGCCGGTCCGACAGCACCAGTGCGCGGCGAAACTCCATTTGCGACATCACCTGACGGGCAAGGGCTGCCAGCACATCGCGCTGCTCCGGCGAAAGCACCCGCGGCTTGTCGTCGAGCACGCAGACCGTGCCGAGCGGCAGGCCGTCCGGCGTGCGCAGCAGCGCGCCCGCATAGAAGCGGATATGCGGCATGCCGATCACCAGCGGATTGCCGTCGAAACGCGGATCCTGGGTGGTGTCCTCGACCTCGAGAAAACTGTGCTCGAACAGCGCATGCGCACAGATCGATTCCGCCAGCGCAGTCTCGCGCGGCTCAAACCCATGCTGGGATTTGAACCATTGCCGGCCCTCATCGACCAAGCTGATCAGCGCGACTGGCGTCTGACAGACATAGCTCGCGATTTTGGTGATGTCGTCGAACGAGGATTCGGCCGCCGTGTCGAGAATCCCGTAGGAGCGCAGCGCCTTCAGGCGCACCGTCTCGTTGGCATGCAGGTCGGCGGCTTTGTGCTGATTGGAAGAGTTCACGGAACCTGCTTTGAGCGGCGCGGCGATCTCAGCCGGTACGCCAACTAATACGCATGACGGGCCGCAGCGTTTCGCGGCACGGGTACCATTCATAGCCGTTACCGATGTTACCCGCAAACGGCGCCCGGAGGCACCGTACTCACCACAATCGTTCGTCACGCGTTACGGACAGGCGTGCCGCAAGCCATCGTACCCGAGATAGGTTCCGGTGCGGACATTGTACGACTTGTAGGTCTGGATGCAGTAGTTCACGTCGCCACCGGCGGGCGCGACTTCGACGATCTCGGCACCGTCATCGTAAGGTGCATCATAGGCTCCATAGGAACCGTAGGAACCGTAATACGGGCTGCCGCCATAGTAGCCGTTGCCGTAGCCGTAGGCGCCGGACGCCAGGGCGCCGCCGATCAGGGCACCGGCTACCAGTCCGCCGCCGCCACGTCCGTAACCGCCACGATGCCAGCCGCCACCGCCGCCGAAGCGCGGTCCACCGGCAAATGCACCGCGGTTGAAACCGCCGCCACCGCCGCCGAAGCGCGGACCACCACCGCCGCCGCGGAATCCGCCGCCGCCACCACCGTGGAATCCACCACCACCACCGGGGCCGCCGCCGCTGAACGGCTTGGCCTGTGCAAAGCTCTCCGTCGAGGTCGCCAAAGGTACAGCCAGAGCCATCACGGCCACGGCACCCATCGTTTTCAGATTGATCATCCTATTCTCCTGCATGTGATGCCGCTCTAACCGGTCCGAGGGGCGGGCGTTCCAAATCCTCCGCACACCACTTGGTGATGCGATGCCCTTGCGGATGCCGGATGCGAATGCCGCGGAGGCGCAGGTGCCCGCTGATGCTGTGGCGATCGGTGGCGCGGCGCGGGCGCAGCCAACTGGACAATTGCGCTTGCGGATGGCATCACAGGCCCAGCAATCATCCAACCGGCTGGCGTCATGAAGCTGTTTCTGCTGAAATTTTTCACCTGGTGGAGCGGCCAGACCTTTGGCACGCAATTGTGGACCTGGCGATTCGGCGAACTCGTCGGTCAGGACGAGGCGGGCAACACCTATTACCGCACCAAAGGTGGCGTGATCGACCCCACGCTGGGTTTCCAGCGGCGCTGGGTGGTCTATAACGGCACGGTCGAGGCCTCCCGGGTACCGCCGTCATGGCACGGCTGGCTGCACCATACCGTCGATGTCGCCCCCACCGAGGAGACCTACGTCGCCAAGGAATGGCAGAAGCCGCACGTGCCGAATCTGACGGGCACGCCCTATGCCTACCGTCCCGCCGGCTCCACGCTGGCCTCCGGCCACCGTCCCAAGGCGACCGGCGACTATCAGCCCTGGACGCCGGGCAACTAGTCTTTCGACGTCTCCAGTCTTGCCGCCGCGCGGGTCATCGCATCGCTGCGCCCAGTCCGCTCTGCCATCCTCGCCTTGACCATCCCCAGGACTTCGGTCCGGTCAGGTCGAGCTGGGTCAGGTTGGGAAACAGCAGCAGGCCGATATGCAGGGGCGTGGTCATGGTAGGTACTCCATCGCGGCACGGTGCGCGGTCGCAGGGTGGGCAAAGGCGCTTTGGCGCCGTGCCGACCATAATGCAGGATGATGCGCCCACTCTGCGATAGCGCACGGTATGTCGCGGCAGACGCCCTTCCGTTGCCGTATTCGCCGTGTTAACCGGGATCATTGCGAGCGGCCGCAACGACTTATCGATACACTGTCGCAAGCCTGATTGCCGATTGAGCCGCAGAATGTTTCGATTCCTGACCCTTGCCGGACTGGCCACCTTGCTGGCCGCGACGTCGTTGACGCAGGCGCCGCCGGCGCAGGCGCAGCTCGGCAATCTGTTCAACGATCTGATTCCGCGGCCGCCCGGCAACGTGCCGCGCGGCCAGCCGCAGCCGCAGTTCGACGACGAAGAGGAAGTGCCCGAGTTGCCGCAGGGCCGGTTGCTGCCGACACGGCCGGGGCAGGGCGTGCCGCCTCCCGGCGCCGTGCAGTCGCAGCCTTTGGCGCCGCCGCCGGCCACCACCGTGATTCCCCAGAACGTGCCGCCCGGCGCCGCATCCGCGCCGCAGCCCGGCATCGCCAATGCGCCGCCGGCCGCGGCTCCCGCGCCGGGCGCTGTGCCCCCCGGTGCGCTGCCGCGCGGCGCCAAGCAGGCGCCTGCGCCGGCCGCGACGCTGCAGCCCGGCGACGAAGTGGTCGCCGAGCCGCCGGCGCAGAAGATCGTCAACAAGAAGGCGGTGTTTCAGGGCCTCGACAAGATCACCGGCCGGATCATCAATTTCGACGCCGACATCGGCGAGACCGTGCAGTTCGGCGCGCTGCGGGTGAAGACCGACGCCTGCTACACCCGCCCGGCGACCGAGGCCGCCAATACCGACGCCTTCGTCGAGGTCGATGAGATCACGCTGCAGGGCGAGGTGAAGCGGATTTTCTCCGGCTGGATGTTTGCCGCCAGTCCCGGCCTGCACGGCGTCGAGCATCCGATCTATGACGTCTGGCTGAGCGACTGCAAGAATCCCGAAGCCACGTTGGCCACCGCCGCGCCGGAAGCCCCGAAGCCGGTCGCTCCGCAGAAGCGTGCCCCGCCAAAGCAGGCACCGCGCCCGCAGCCGGTGCAGCAGCAGCCGCTGCCGGGACCGGCTTTCCCGCAGTTCAGGTAGCCTTTCAACAGCACAGCGACAGGGGGCGGTTATCCGACTAATAACCGCCCCCTGTTCGCATCCTCAAAGTGTTGAAAGCTTCAGGCCGCATCCTTGCGGGCGATGATTTGCAGCATCACGCTGCCTTTCATGGGAAACGCCACCGGCAGTTTGTCGAATTCCGCGATGCCGTCGAGTGCGGCGTCGAGCAATTGCCGGTAACGCCGCCGCGGCACTTCGGTGGCGCCGAAGCTGCGCAGGTGCTCGGTGACATATTGCGTGTCGAGCAGCTTGAAGCCGCCCGCGATCAGCCGCGCGACCAGATGCACCAAAGCCACTTTCGAGGCGTCGCGGGCGTGGTGGAACATGCTTTCGCCGAAAAACGCGCGGCCGAGACTGACGCCGTACAGCCCGCCGACCAGCTCGTCATTTTCCCAGACCTCGACGCTGTGGGCATGCCCCATGCCATGCAGTGCCGTGTAGAGGTCGCGGATCCGCTGGTTGATCCAGGTGTCGTCACGGCCGGGTTTTGGCGCGGCGCATTCCGCGATCACCCGCTTGAAGGCGGTGTTGACGGTGACGGTATAGACGTCCGAGCGCACCGTGCGGGCGAGCCGCGAGGCGACGCGAAAATCGTCCAGTGGAATCACGCCGCGCTCTTCCGGCTCGACCCAGAACAGGCCGGGATCGTCGGCGCTTTCCGACATCGGAAAAATGCCGCAGGCATAGGCCCGCAGCAGCAAGTCGGGCGTGACTTCGGAAGAGGCGGTATCGCGCGAGCTCATCATCGTACGATAGCAGGGCGGGGCCGCATAGGCGAGCCGCTTAGCCTGCCGCGCTCATTGGCGGTGCGACGGCCGGTTTGGAGACGGCACAGAACCGCAGGATGATGCGGGTGCCGCTGTGGTTGGGATCGCGCTCGACGGTGGCCTCGAGCTTGTTAGCCATCGCGCTGACGATGCGCTGGCCCATGCCGGTGGAGCGCGGATCGGCCTTGACGTTGAGGCCGACGCCATCGTCGGTGATCGACAGTTCGAGCGCGTCGCCCTGGGCGGTCAGCACGACATGGATCGGTCCGGCGCCATCGGGATAGGCGTATTTGACGGCGTTCATCACCAGCTCGTTGACGATGATGCCGATCGCCACCGCGCGATCGGGGTCGATCTCGACAGCCGTTGCCTTGAGCGTCAGGCGCGACATCCGGTTGCCCTCGGCGGAGCGCCTGAGGTCTTCAAGCAAGGCTTCGAGATACTGGTTGAGCAGCACGCTCTTGAGGTCGTGAGACGTATAGAGCCGGCGATGCACCTGGGCCACGGCGGCGACGCGGCCCATCGCATTGGTCAGCGCCGCCTTGACGTGTTCGTCGCCCGACGAATTGGCCTGCAGATGCAGCAGCGATGCGATGATCTGCAGCGAATTGCCGACGCGATGGTTGACCTCGCGCAGTAGCATTTCGCGCTCGGCGGCGAGCGCGGCGTAGCGATCGCGCGAGGCGTGGACTTCGGCCTCGGCGTCGTCGCGCGCCTTCGAGATCATCGCCTGCTTGATGGCGGTGGTGCAGGCGACGTGCAGCAGCGGCACGAAATCACCCTGGGTGTCCTTAACGATGTAATCGACCGCACCGGCTTTCAGCGCGGTAATGGCGATCTTGGAATCCTGCGACGCGGTGACGAACACGACGGGCGGCGCGCCGAGGATGGCCTGGATCTGCGCCAGCGTCTCCAGACCGTCGAGCCCCGGCATGTACTGGTCGAGCGCGATCACGTCGATGCCACCCTGCCGGATCCGCGCCAGACCGGCTTCGCCATTGTCGCAATGCTCGACGGTAAAGCCCTGGCGCGTCAGGCCACGCTGCACCAGCCGGGCCAGACCGGCGTCGTCGTCGATATAGAGCAGCGTGGGGGCAGGCTTCGATGTCATGAGTTGGCTTGCGGTACCTGAATTACGGAGAAGAACAGCCCGAGCTGACGAATCGCGTTGGCGAAGCTTTCGTAGTTCACCGGCTTGGTGATGTAGACGTTACAACCAAGTTCGTAGCAACGCTTGATCTCTTGGGCGTCGTCGGTGGTGGTGAGCACCACGACCGGCGCACATTTCAGCAGGTTGCTTTCCTTGACCTTGCGCAGGATGTCGATGCCCGTCATGTCGGGCAGATTGAGGTCGAGCAGGATCAGCAGCGCCTCGCCCTTGTGGTCCTCGCCGCCGGCATCCTTGCCGAACAGGTAGGCCAGCGCATCTGTACCGTTGGTGAACGGAATGATTTCGTTGTTGACGCCGGAGCGCCGGATGTTGCGTTCGATCAGGCGGGCGTGGCCCTCGTCATCCTCGATCATGATGATGGTGACTGGCTTGCTCATGATTGCTTGTCCCGGTTCTTGCCCGTCCACTTCGCCGGAAGCGTAACGGTGAAATTGCTGCCATTGCCCAGTTCCGACGCCACCGACATGGTGCCGCCCATTCGCCGGACCAGAGCTCGGACATGGGCCAGACCGATACCCTGTCCCGGCTTGTCCTGTGTACCCGCCCGCCGGAAAAGATCAAAGATCCGCTGGTGGTCTTTCGGGTCGATGCCGCGCCCGTTGTCGATCACCTCGAAAATCACAAAGCCCATCTTGCTGCGACCCTTGATCAGGATATCGCCGGGAATGCCGGGCCTGAGATATTTCAGCGCATTATCGATCAAATTGCCGAAAATCTGCTCCATTGCGAGGCGATCGCTGGTGATGTCGGGCAGCGGCTCGACGCGGATCGTCGTTTCGGTCTCTGCGGCCTGATGCGCAACGGTGGAGGCGATGTTCTCGATCAGTTCGCGGGTGTCGATCTTGACGGGCTTGAACTCGCGGCGGCCCTCGCGCGTCAGATTGAGGATGGCGCTGATCAGCCGGTCCATTTTGCCGATCGACGACTTGATGAAGCCGAGCGCCTCGGTGAAGTCGGTTGATAGCTGCCTGTCCTGCTCGGCCAGCGCCGGCTCGGGCAATTCGCCATTGACGTCCGGCACCAGCGGCGTGTCGTTGCCGAGTGTAGCAATGCGACGGAAGATGTCACCACGTAGTTCTTCGAGTTCGCTGGTGAAGCCCATGATGTTGACGAGTGGCGAGCGCAGGTCATGGCTGACGATGTAGGCGAAGCGCTGGATTTCCTCATTGGCCTCGATGAGATCTGCGGTGCGCTCCTGCACCGTGGTTTCCAGATTGAGGTTGTTCTCGCGCAGTTGCGCCTCGGCGTCATCGCGGGCGCGCGACGAGCGCTGGACCAGGAAGATCGACAGGCCGGCCAGCGCAATCACCAGGCCGGAGCCGGCGACGGTGACGATCGAGGCCAGTTGCTGGGTCTGGTCGGCGGTGCGGGTGCGCTCAAGGAAGAGTTTTTCTTCCACGGCGCGCATGGCCCGCGCGGTCTCGCCGATCGCCTGCACCGCGGCGCCGTTGCCGGTCTGCGGCAGCATGGCCACGGCGCTTGGCGTATCGTTCTGCTTGACGAGCCCAACGGCCTTTGCAAATTCCCCCATCCGCGCTTCGACTGCCGGGCGGAGTTTCTTCATGTTTTCGGTCTGCAGCGGATTGTCGTCGGTCAGCCTGGCCAGCTTGTCCAGCCCGGGAAGGATCGCCGCCACGGCCGTTTCGTGCTCGGTGAGGAAGTTCGCCTGTCCGTTCAGCAGAAATGCCCGGGCGGCGCTCTCGGCGCGGCGAATCTCCAGCAACAACGTCGCAAGCTGGTTCTCGACCTCGACGGTGTGGACGACCCAGCCGGAATCCTCCCGCGCCTGGTTGACCAGGATCACCGACGACGCGCTGATCGCGACCAGCACGACGAAGCCGGCGGCCAACAGCAGAATCTGGCCGATCGAACGACGCCGGGCGCTTGCGGCGGTTCCCGGAACGGTTTTTTGCACTGAAGATTGAATCAAGACGTCCCCCGCACCGGCAAGCTCCCGGGCAGCGCGTCAACGTCGAACTGCTTCATTGGTTCCGAAGGGCGTTCTGTCGGCATGGACATGACAGTTTCAATATTGCGATGGATAGGAGGCATCTTATTACCAATTTTAGACATGACTTAACGCGGGAGCCGTATGGAGACGTCAAAAGGGGCCAACATGCGCGTTCGTGTTCTATTTCTATCATGCGTTTCTGCGATGGCCGGCATCATCGCCATCGCTGCCACCGTCTTTCTTGTCCAGCAGTGGCGCGACTACCGGGATTCGAGCGAAGCCGCTCATCTGGTTTCGGCCATGACCGCGCTGTTGCGGACCACAGAGCAGCTCGCTGTCAGCCGCGGTCCGGACAGTGCCGCCTTGCTGGCGGACGATCCGGCCAGCCCGGCCGCACTTGCGGCGATCGCCAAGGCCCGCGGCGTGCTCGCCGACGAAGTCACCGGCGCCCGTGCCGCCTTCCTTCTCGCGTCCTATCCGGAGCGCGACGTGGCGGTCGCCAATCTCGACCGATCGCGCCGCGATCTGGTGGCGATCTACGCCCGGCTGGACACCGCCTTCAAGCTGCCGCGCGCGCAGCGCGACCAAGCCCTGGCCCGGGAGTTCGTGCCGCGGATGCTCGAGCTGAACGAGCTCGTGGCCGGCATTGCCAACGGGCTCGAACGCAGCGCCAGCTCCGCGCATGGCGGCGTCGGCAGCCTGATCGAGATCGCGCGCCTGTCGTGGGACATGCGCGACGCGGCCGGCCGCCGCGCCAGCTTCTTCACCCGTGCTGCCGGCGGCAACAAGATGTTGATGGTCGCGGACATCCAGGGGGCTTCCGAACTGACCGGCGAGATCCGGCATGCCTGGGCCCGGCTGCAGGCGACGGCTTCCCAGCTGGGCGAGAGCTCGCCGCTGGCAACGGCCATCAAGGACGCGGAAGCAAGGTTCTTCGGCGACACCGACAAGTTCATCGCCGACATGACGGCAAAGGGCCTGGTCGGGACCTATTACGGCGTGGGTTTTCAGGACGTGCTGAAGCGTCTGGTCGGGCCGGCACAGTCCGCGCTCGCCGTGCGCGATGCCGCGATGCAGCAAGCTCTGGTGCTGGCCGAGACGGCGAAAACCGAAGCGCTGACGCGGCTGTCGATGGCGGCCTTGTTGCTCGTGGCGGTGGTCGTTCTGGTGATCGGTGTCACCGTGCTGTTCGACCGCCGCGTGGTGCAGCCGTTGGTCGGCATGACCGTCGCGATCACGCGGCTCGCCGAAGGCGACCGCGACGCTGAAGTGCCGGCGCGCGGCCGCCGCGACGAGATCGGGGCCATCGCCGGCGCACTGGAAACCTTGCGCCTCAATGCCATCGAGGCGGCGCGCCTCGAAGCCGAACATCGGCTGCAGCAGCGGGCGCGCGAAGCGCGCGCTGCGCGAATCGAAGAATTGACACTGGACTTCGACACGGCCAGCAGCCAGGCGATCGACGGCGTCGGCGCCGCCGGCGAAGCCGTTCGTCGTGACGCCGAAGCCAGCTCGCGACTGGCCACCGGCACCTCGGCGCGTGCCACCAGCGTCGCGGCCGGCGCCGAAGAGGCTTCGGTCAATGTCGGGACCATCGCCAGCGCCGCCGAGGAAATGAGCGTCGCAGTGTCCGGCATCGCCGAGCGGCTGGAAACCTGCGCCGCCATTGCGGCCGACGCGGTGCGTGAAGTCGGCGACGCCGACCGGCGTATCGGCGGCCTCGACCTGGCGGTGAAGCGGATCGGCAGCATCATCAAGTTCATCCAGGACATCGCCAGCCAGACCAACCTTTTGGCCCTCAATGCCACCATCGAAGCGGCGCGCGCCGGCGATGCGGGTAGGGGCTTTGCGGTCGTCGCCGGCGAGGTCAAGGCGCTGGCGACGCAGACCGCCAAGGCAACCGACGACATCACCGCGCAGATCGGTCATATCGAGATGGAAGCCGCCGCTGCCGTCGAGGCCATCAAGCTGATCTCGGCGACCATCGGCCGGGTCGATGCGGTCACAGCGGATATCGCGGCGTCGGTGATCCAGCAGCGCCAGGCCACCAGCGAGATCGCGGCCAACGCGCAGCAGGCAGCCTCCGGCACCAAGGACGTCTCGGCCAATGTCGGTGCGGTCAGCACGGCCATGACGGAAGCCGAGGCCGCCGCGTTGCGCATGATCGCCAAGGCCGACGATCTTTCGGTCCGCAGCGGCGATCTCACCGAGCGTATCTCCAGCTTTCTGAGCAGCGTCCGCGCCGCCTGACACGAAGGCGCGTCACGCAGGATCGCGTGGCGCGTGACGATCCCCCGACGGCTCTGTCCGCATGCGTGCGCCAGCGCCGATCTCACTATCTTCTGAGGAACGACCCATGACGATCAACCGCCGTGCCCTCCTGAAACTCTCCATGCTGGGAGCTGTTGCCGGCAATCTCGCGATACCTGCTGCGATGGCGCAGCCCGTCGTCGCCCCCGCCGCCAAGAAGCGCGCGCGCTGGATCTGCCTGGGCACCAAGGGCGGTCCGCGCGTCGGTCTCGGCCGGTCCAATCCGGCCAACGTCCTGATCGTCGATAACGTGCCTTACGTCGTCGATTGCGGTCCCGGCGTCAGCAAGCGTCTGGTCGAAGCCAAGGTGGCGCTGCCCGACGTGCGCTACGTGTTCGTGACCCATCTGCATTCCGACCATGTGCTGGAATACGGCAACATGGTCTATGGCGGCTGGTCGGCCGGCCTCAATCACAAGGTCGAGGCGTTCGCGCCGGCCGGCATGGAAGCGCTGACCAAGGCCTATTGGGAAAGCATCAAGTTCGACGTCGATACCCGCATCATCGACGAGAGCAAGCCGGATCCGCGCAAGCTGCTGGTCGCCAAGGACATCGTCGAGAACGGCCTGGTCATGAGCAACGACAAGGTCAAGGTGACCGCCTTCCGCACGCCGCATCCGCCGATCAACGACAACTTCGCCTATCGCTTCGAGACGCCGGATGGCGTGATCGTCTACGCCTGCGACACCGCTTACAATCCGGGACTGGCGAAGTTCGCCGAGGGTGCGGATCTGCTGGTGCACGAGGCGCTCTACGTGCCGGGCGTCGATGCGATGGTTGCCCGCGTCAAGAATGCCGCGACGCTGAAGGAGCATCTGCTGGCGTCGCACACCACGACGGAAGATGTCGGTCGGATCGCCAAAGAGGCCGGCGTCAAGAAGCTGCTGATGACCCACTTCGTGCCGGGCGACGATCCGTCGATCACCGACGAAATGTGGGCGGAAGGCGCACGCAAGCACTATTCAGGGCCGATCGTGGTCGGCCGCGATCTGATGGAAATCGAACTGTAAAACGAACCGCCACGAAGTGGACGCGGGGCAACCCCCGCGTCCGGAACGCATCAGCTAGGCGGCTTGCCCGCCAGATACTGCTCGAGCCAGTGAATGTGATAGTCGCCGTCGATGATGTCGGTCTCGCGCGCCAGCGCGCGGAACAGCGGCAGTGTGGTTTCGATGCCCTCGACCACGATCTCGTCGAGCGCGCGGCGCAGCCGCATCAGGCATTCCGGCCGGTTCTTGCCGCGCACGATCAGCTTGCCGACCAGCGAGTCGTAATAAGGCGGGATCACATAACCCTGGTACACGGCGGAATCGATGCGGACGCCGAGGCCGCCGGGCGGGTGATATTGCGTGATCTTGCCGGGCGAGGGCCGGAAGGTCTGCGGGTTCTCGGCATTGATGCGGCACTCGATCGAGTGGCCGTTGATGATGACTTCTTCCTGGGTGCAGGGCAGGTCGCCGCCGGCGGCGATGCGGATCTGCTCCAGAACCAGATCGATGTCGGTAATCATCTCGGTGACGGGATGCTCGACCTGGATCCGGGTGTTCATCTCGATGAAGTAGAACTCGCCGTCCTCGTAGAGGAATTCGATGGTGCCGACGCCGAGATACTGCATCTCCTGCATCGCCTTGGCGCAGGTCTCGCCGATCTTGGCACGCGCGGCGGCAGTGAGGATCGGGGACGGTCCTTCTTCCCAGATCTTCTGGTGGCGGCGCTGCAGCGAGCAGTCGCGTTCGCCGAGATGGATGGCGCCGCCGCGGCCGTCGCCCAGCACCTGGATCTCGATGTGGCGCGGCTTCTGCAGATATTTTTCGAGATAGACCGAGGCGTCGCCAAACGCCGCCTTGGCTTCCGTCGCCGCGGTCGACAGCGCCAGCATCAGGTCGGCTTCGGTCTGCGCCACCTTCATGCCGCGACCGCCGCCGCCGGAGGCCGCCTTGACCAGCACCGGGAAGCCGATCTCGCGGGCGATCGCCATCGCGTCGTCTTCGGGGCCGACGCCGCCCTCGGAGCCGGGCACCACGGGGATGCCGAGCCGTTTCGCGGTTTTCTTGGCTTCGATCTTGTCGCCCATCAGCCGGATATGCTCGGACTTCGGGCCGATGAAGTGCAAATTATGGTCTTTGAGAATTTCCGCAAAGCGCGCGTTCTCCGACAGGAATCCGTAGCCGGGATGCACGGCGTCGGCACCGGTGATCTCGCAGGCCGCCAGCAGCGAAGGAATGTTGAGATAGCTGTCCTTGGACGACGGCGGGCCGATGCAGACGCTCTCGTCGGCCAGGCGCACATG
Coding sequences:
- a CDS encoding sensor histidine kinase codes for the protein MQKTVPGTAASARRRSIGQILLLAAGFVVLVAISASSVILVNQAREDSGWVVHTVEVENQLATLLLEIRRAESAARAFLLNGQANFLTEHETAVAAILPGLDKLARLTDDNPLQTENMKKLRPAVEARMGEFAKAVGLVKQNDTPSAVAMLPQTGNGAAVQAIGETARAMRAVEEKLFLERTRTADQTQQLASIVTVAGSGLVIALAGLSIFLVQRSSRARDDAEAQLRENNLNLETTVQERTADLIEANEEIQRFAYIVSHDLRSPLVNIMGFTSELEELRGDIFRRIATLGNDTPLVPDVNGELPEPALAEQDRQLSTDFTEALGFIKSSIGKMDRLISAILNLTREGRREFKPVKIDTRELIENIASTVAHQAAETETTIRVEPLPDITSDRLAMEQIFGNLIDNALKYLRPGIPGDILIKGRSKMGFVIFEVIDNGRGIDPKDHQRIFDLFRRAGTQDKPGQGIGLAHVRALVRRMGGTMSVASELGNGSNFTVTLPAKWTGKNRDKQS
- a CDS encoding methyl-accepting chemotaxis protein, which gives rise to MAGIIAIAATVFLVQQWRDYRDSSEAAHLVSAMTALLRTTEQLAVSRGPDSAALLADDPASPAALAAIAKARGVLADEVTGARAAFLLASYPERDVAVANLDRSRRDLVAIYARLDTAFKLPRAQRDQALAREFVPRMLELNELVAGIANGLERSASSAHGGVGSLIEIARLSWDMRDAAGRRASFFTRAAGGNKMLMVADIQGASELTGEIRHAWARLQATASQLGESSPLATAIKDAEARFFGDTDKFIADMTAKGLVGTYYGVGFQDVLKRLVGPAQSALAVRDAAMQQALVLAETAKTEALTRLSMAALLLVAVVVLVIGVTVLFDRRVVQPLVGMTVAITRLAEGDRDAEVPARGRRDEIGAIAGALETLRLNAIEAARLEAEHRLQQRAREARAARIEELTLDFDTASSQAIDGVGAAGEAVRRDAEASSRLATGTSARATSVAAGAEEASVNVGTIASAAEEMSVAVSGIAERLETCAAIAADAVREVGDADRRIGGLDLAVKRIGSIIKFIQDIASQTNLLALNATIEAARAGDAGRGFAVVAGEVKALATQTAKATDDITAQIGHIEMEAAAAVEAIKLISATIGRVDAVTADIAASVIQQRQATSEIAANAQQAASGTKDVSANVGAVSTAMTEAEAAALRMIAKADDLSVRSGDLTERISSFLSSVRAA
- a CDS encoding MBL fold metallo-hydrolase, which encodes MTINRRALLKLSMLGAVAGNLAIPAAMAQPVVAPAAKKRARWICLGTKGGPRVGLGRSNPANVLIVDNVPYVVDCGPGVSKRLVEAKVALPDVRYVFVTHLHSDHVLEYGNMVYGGWSAGLNHKVEAFAPAGMEALTKAYWESIKFDVDTRIIDESKPDPRKLLVAKDIVENGLVMSNDKVKVTAFRTPHPPINDNFAYRFETPDGVIVYACDTAYNPGLAKFAEGADLLVHEALYVPGVDAMVARVKNAATLKEHLLASHTTTEDVGRIAKEAGVKKLLMTHFVPGDDPSITDEMWAEGARKHYSGPIVVGRDLMEIEL
- the accC gene encoding acetyl-CoA carboxylase biotin carboxylase subunit; this encodes MFEKILIANRGEIALRILRACKELGIATVAVHSTADADAMHVRLADESVCIGPPSSKDSYLNIPSLLAACEITGADAVHPGYGFLSENARFAEILKDHNLHFIGPKSEHIRLMGDKIEAKKTAKRLGIPVVPGSEGGVGPEDDAMAIAREIGFPVLVKAASGGGGRGMKVAQTEADLMLALSTAATEAKAAFGDASVYLEKYLQKPRHIEIQVLGDGRGGAIHLGERDCSLQRRHQKIWEEGPSPILTAAARAKIGETCAKAMQEMQYLGVGTIEFLYEDGEFYFIEMNTRIQVEHPVTEMITDIDLVLEQIRIAAGGDLPCTQEEVIINGHSIECRINAENPQTFRPSPGKITQYHPPGGLGVRIDSAVYQGYVIPPYYDSLVGKLIVRGKNRPECLMRLRRALDEIVVEGIETTLPLFRALARETDIIDGDYHIHWLEQYLAGKPPS